A stretch of the Aegilops tauschii subsp. strangulata cultivar AL8/78 chromosome 4, Aet v6.0, whole genome shotgun sequence genome encodes the following:
- the LOC109741341 gene encoding uncharacterized protein encodes MMCTDGLSDAEIGILHALHWPDGTRKKSSKGNAEHRNISLLVQALLDKYNEDHHLLGDFAYELDDVVIFREFVEGEKVTRFYHINLATKTKGEDGLQSGVNNLFSAEVRQIKGENVYVLSCLCMVKPTDSGQCYGCLSYGNVDLKHPVDTDKYKGGHTAPRSPCCGFDLRCDVIPGLDVPECIEDEEARLAKEEARLRYIYKCPAPAKLDGARVRAGLAKREDGGLTKGECGQGSAKYIVPARRRLLV; translated from the exons ATGAT GTGCACAGATGGGCTTTCGGATGCTGAGATTGGTATATTACATGCCCTTCACTGGCCTGATGGCACAAGGAAGAAATCTTCTAAAGGCAATGCGGAACATAGGAATATCAGCTTATTGGTTCAAGCGTTACTGGACAAATACAATGAAGATCACCATCTTCTGGGG GATTTTGCATATGAACTTGATGATGTTGTTATCTTCCGAGAATTTGTTGAGGGGGAGAAAGTGACTAGGTTCTATCATATCAATCTGGCTACAAAAACCAAAGGAGAAGATGGTTTGCAGAGTGGCGTCAACAATCTATTTTCTGCTGAAGTCAGACAAATTAAAGGAGAAAATGTATATGTACTCAGTTGTTTATGCATGGTTAAACCTACTGACAGTG GCCAATGCTATGGTTGCTTGAGTTATGGAAATGTTGATTTGAAGCACCCTGTTGATACTGATAAATACAAAGGTGGCCACACTGCCCCGCGCTCACCATGTTGCGGTTTTGATCTACGGTGTGATGTTATCCCTGGCCTAGATGTACCTGAATGCATCGAGGATGAGGAGGCTAGGCTGGCGAAGGAGGAGGCTAGGTTAAGATATATATACAAG TGCCCTGCTCCGGCAAAATTGGATGGTGCAAGAGTGCGTGCTGGTTTGGCAAAGAGAGAGGATGGTGGTTTGACCAAGGGAGAGTGTGGCCAGGGAAGCGCGAAATACATTGTGCCTGCTAGGCGTCGTCTGCTGGTTTGA